A part of Bosea sp. (in: a-proteobacteria) genomic DNA contains:
- the virB11 gene encoding P-type DNA transfer ATPase VirB11 produces the protein MSSHSTGSVYLDRALEPLRPWLADPRVVEIVANGPGIVFVEVMGEPAMRRFKVPKLTSAEIRHLCERVAGATDQAVNEEHPLLSAALPTGERFQGVLPPATTGGGGFAIRKQVIQKLHLADYLAMGAFDRTIVVVDEDLSETDRELCALLHARDFAAFLSLAVRSRISILISGGTSSGKTTFLNTLLSEVPSDERILTIEDTRELQPPHENHLALIASKGDQGLARVTIESLLQASLRLRPDRIFLGEIRGPEAYSFLRAINTGHPGSITTVHADTPSGAVEQLSLMVMQAGLGLMKAEIASYIRSVIPIIVQFRRMTGGERVMTHVEFSKMPIWLKEQGLDGDAKGRI, from the coding sequence ATTTCCAGCCACAGCACCGGTTCGGTCTATCTCGACCGTGCGCTCGAGCCGCTCCGGCCCTGGCTCGCCGATCCGCGTGTCGTCGAGATCGTCGCCAACGGCCCGGGCATCGTCTTCGTCGAGGTCATGGGCGAACCGGCGATGCGACGCTTTAAAGTCCCGAAGCTCACATCCGCCGAAATCCGGCATCTATGCGAGCGCGTCGCCGGCGCGACCGACCAGGCCGTCAACGAGGAGCATCCCTTGCTGAGCGCCGCACTGCCAACCGGTGAGCGCTTCCAGGGCGTGCTGCCGCCCGCGACCACGGGAGGCGGTGGCTTCGCCATTCGCAAGCAGGTCATCCAGAAGCTGCATCTTGCCGACTATCTGGCGATGGGCGCCTTCGACCGCACCATTGTCGTTGTTGACGAGGATCTGTCGGAGACGGATCGGGAGCTCTGTGCCTTGCTGCACGCCCGCGACTTCGCCGCCTTCCTGAGCCTTGCCGTCAGAAGCCGCATCTCGATCCTGATCTCTGGCGGCACGTCGAGCGGCAAGACCACCTTCCTCAACACGTTGCTCTCCGAAGTGCCATCAGACGAGCGCATCCTGACCATCGAGGACACCCGCGAGCTGCAGCCGCCCCATGAGAACCACCTGGCTTTGATCGCCTCCAAAGGCGACCAGGGCCTCGCCCGCGTTACCATCGAGAGCTTGCTGCAGGCCTCGCTCCGCTTGCGGCCAGACCGCATCTTCCTCGGCGAAATCCGTGGGCCTGAAGCCTATTCCTTCCTGCGTGCCATCAACACCGGTCATCCTGGCTCGATCACCACCGTCCATGCCGATACCCCGTCAGGCGCGGTCGAGCAGCTCAGCCTGATGGTGATGCAGGCGGGGCTGGGCCTGATGAAAGCCGAGATCGCCAGCTACATCCGTTCGGTCATCCCGATCATCGTGCAGTTCCGGCGCATGACCGGCGGCGAGCGCGTCATGACCCATGTCGAGTTTTCGAAGATGCCGATCTGGCTCAAAGAGCAAGGCCTCGACGGCGACGCAAAGGGGCGCATCTGA